In Malus sylvestris chromosome 15, drMalSylv7.2, whole genome shotgun sequence, a single genomic region encodes these proteins:
- the LOC126604923 gene encoding rac-like GTP-binding protein ARAC1 — protein sequence MSASRFIKCVTVGDGAVGKTCLLISYTSNTFPTDYVPTVFDNFSANVVVNGSTVNLGLWDTAGQEDYNRLRPLSYRGADVFILAFSLISKASYENVSKKWIPELKHYAPGVPIILVGTKLDLRDDKQFFIDHPGAVPITTAQGEELRKLIGAPAYIECSSKTQQNVKGVFDAAIRVVLQPPKQKKKKGKGQKACSIL from the exons ATGAGCGCGTCAAGGTTCATAAAGTGCGTCACGGTTGGGGACGGGGCTGTGGGCAAGACGTGTCTGCTTATCTCCTACACCAGCAACACCTTCCCCACC GATTACGTGCCAACTGTTTTCGACAATTTCAGTGCAAACGTGGTTGTCAATGGGAGCACTGTTAACCTGGGGTTATGGGATACAGCTG GACAGGAGGATTACAATAGATTAAGACCTTTGAGTTATCGTGGTGCTGATGTGTTTATACTGGCGTTCTCTCTCATCAGCAAAGCCAGCTACGAAAATGTGTCCAAGAAG TGGATCCCAGAATTGAAGCATTATGCGCCTGGGGTTCCAATCATTCTTGTTGGAACAAAGCTTG ATCTTCGGGACGACAAGCAGTTCTTTATTGATCATCCCGGTGCTGTCCCAATTACTACTGCTCAA GGAGAGGAGCTCAGGAAGCTAATTGGAGCACCAGCTTATATCGAGTGCAGTTCAAAAACTCAGCAG AATGTGAAAGGGGTCTTTGACGCAGCCATAAGGGTTGTACTTCAACCTCCGaagcagaagaaaaagaaaggcaaaGGGCAGAAGGCATGCTCCATATTGTGA